A section of the Streptomyces sp. CG1 genome encodes:
- a CDS encoding zinc-binding dehydrogenase, whose translation MNRRVVYARGGLPADVLTVIEEPEPAAPGSGQVLIRTTAFPVHPGDLQAVAAYPGKDAQPVPAGVEATGVVEAIGPHARVAPGVEVGGRVTVFPQPGAWSQWIVANADVVVAVPDELSDEVAAQMLVNPLTAVMLRREAEEHQAIGYDGVLVQTAAGSSVGRLVTGTCELHGLGLINVVRSDRGAAELRKRFPDVPVVSTEHPGWDDEVLGAAAGRPVSVAFDPIGGKLAESLLDLLTPGGKLVSYGQIAQEPISVHASKLLHTSLTLRGKNIGRWLSEVSAERRASDVAAAKLIALALKDQFEVAATYGLGALADAVEHAVRPGKVGTVLVSPW comes from the coding sequence ATGAACCGTCGTGTCGTCTACGCCCGTGGGGGGCTGCCTGCCGACGTCCTGACCGTCATCGAGGAGCCGGAGCCGGCAGCACCGGGGAGTGGTCAGGTCCTCATCCGTACCACGGCATTCCCGGTGCACCCTGGTGATCTGCAGGCCGTCGCGGCCTACCCGGGGAAAGATGCACAGCCGGTTCCAGCCGGTGTCGAGGCCACGGGCGTGGTGGAGGCAATAGGGCCACATGCGCGCGTGGCCCCAGGTGTCGAAGTCGGCGGGCGCGTAACGGTCTTCCCTCAGCCAGGTGCGTGGTCCCAGTGGATCGTGGCGAACGCCGACGTGGTCGTCGCCGTACCGGACGAGCTGTCGGACGAGGTCGCCGCGCAGATGCTGGTGAATCCACTTACCGCGGTCATGCTGCGCCGTGAGGCGGAGGAGCACCAGGCCATCGGATACGACGGTGTTCTGGTGCAGACCGCTGCCGGCTCGTCGGTCGGGCGGCTGGTGACCGGCACGTGCGAACTCCACGGCCTCGGCCTCATCAACGTCGTCCGCAGCGACCGAGGCGCCGCCGAGCTGCGCAAGCGGTTCCCGGACGTCCCGGTCGTGTCGACCGAGCATCCAGGCTGGGACGACGAGGTCCTCGGGGCGGCCGCTGGCCGCCCGGTGAGTGTGGCCTTCGACCCGATCGGCGGGAAGCTGGCGGAGAGCCTTCTGGACCTGTTGACTCCGGGCGGGAAGCTGGTCAGCTACGGGCAGATCGCCCAGGAGCCGATCTCGGTGCACGCGTCGAAGCTGCTGCACACATCGCTGACGCTGCGGGGCAAGAACATCGGCCGGTGGCTGTCCGAGGTCTCCGCCGAGAGGCGGGCATCCGACGTCGCCGCTGCGAAGCTGATCGCGCTGGCGCTCAAGGACCAGTTCGAAGTGGCTGCCACGTACGGCCTCGGCGCACTCGCCGACGCCGTTGAACACGCAGTACGGCCCGGCAAGGTCGGCACCGTCCTCGTCAGCCCTTGGTAG
- a CDS encoding NAD(P)H-binding protein — protein sequence MDRTPKGSVLPLLVTGAAGSVGAVGRTVVEILRQRDLPVRAMVRRDDERAEALRATGAEVVVGDLTRAGDVADALSGCGRMYFGMGVSARYLEAAMTVAAVARAYGRLEAFVNMSQLTVSEMDLTSDSESVQQRHHWLVEQVLGWSGLPVIQIRPTVFMENPLFRVGFSSIAKGGSIRLPFGQAKTSPVAAGDVAAVVAEILADPSRHTGRIYELTGPRSEDISAMAEEVSTALDQPVSYTDVGLQEWIDDDLRPLGLPDHVFQHISTMARLHAENRYDRKADGVEQVTGRPPTGVAEYVRENPGLLSP from the coding sequence ATGGACCGCACCCCGAAAGGCAGCGTGCTCCCCCTGCTGGTGACAGGCGCGGCGGGTAGCGTCGGCGCCGTCGGACGAACCGTGGTCGAAATTCTCCGGCAACGGGACCTGCCCGTGCGAGCCATGGTGCGTCGTGACGACGAACGGGCGGAGGCGCTGCGCGCGACGGGTGCCGAGGTCGTCGTCGGAGACCTCACGCGTGCGGGCGATGTGGCTGACGCCCTGTCCGGTTGCGGACGGATGTACTTCGGCATGGGCGTGTCGGCGCGGTATCTGGAGGCTGCCATGACGGTGGCGGCCGTGGCGCGTGCGTACGGGCGCCTGGAAGCGTTCGTGAACATGTCGCAGCTGACCGTCTCCGAGATGGACCTCACCAGCGACTCCGAGTCTGTGCAGCAGCGGCACCACTGGCTGGTGGAGCAGGTCCTCGGCTGGTCAGGCCTGCCCGTCATCCAGATCAGGCCCACCGTGTTCATGGAGAACCCGCTGTTCCGTGTCGGCTTCTCCTCGATCGCGAAGGGCGGAAGCATCAGACTGCCCTTCGGCCAGGCGAAAACCTCCCCCGTGGCAGCCGGGGACGTCGCCGCGGTCGTGGCGGAGATCCTGGCCGATCCGTCCCGGCACACCGGCCGCATCTATGAGCTGACCGGCCCCCGCTCGGAGGACATCTCCGCCATGGCGGAGGAGGTTTCCACAGCTCTGGACCAGCCGGTCAGTTACACCGACGTCGGCCTGCAGGAATGGATCGACGACGACCTCAGACCGCTGGGGCTGCCGGACCACGTCTTCCAGCACATCTCCACCATGGCTCGCCTTCACGCGGAGAATCGATACGACCGCAAGGCGGACGGCGTCGAGCAGGTCACAGGGCGGCCTCCTACCGGGGTGGCCGAATACGTCCGTGAGAACCCCGGCCTGCTCAGTCCCTGA
- a CDS encoding Lrp/AsnC family transcriptional regulator: MQDDAPALLTEDDLALINALQLQPRASWTELGRALEVDPVTVARRFGRLSEQGAAWVGFSPGPRLFEQICVAFVVIDCAPGATTGVAQALSAHPHMLTIERAAAGHDILAIAATRDLPALSRYTLDLLPHLPGITAVEVRIVTHMFTEGGRWRIAALDPAQRAQLTGPPPAQTPVAPGEITPFDRALITRIAHDGRAPYQTLASDLGVSLNTAKRRTEQLTRRGLLRFRCDFARPLGGWPVAATLWARVPPADLPEIGHALVRLPETRNCAAVSGPHNLILQASLHSVSDVLRLETQLATAHPSLDIVDRVIALRQDKLMGRLLDPHGRSVGIVPPDFWSEPEM; the protein is encoded by the coding sequence GTGCAGGATGATGCACCAGCACTGCTGACAGAGGACGACCTGGCGCTGATCAACGCCCTTCAGCTGCAGCCGCGGGCCTCATGGACCGAGCTCGGGCGTGCCCTGGAGGTCGACCCGGTCACCGTCGCCCGCCGCTTCGGCCGCCTGTCCGAGCAGGGCGCCGCCTGGGTGGGATTCTCACCCGGCCCACGCCTGTTCGAGCAGATCTGCGTGGCCTTCGTCGTGATCGACTGCGCTCCCGGCGCCACCACCGGGGTCGCCCAGGCACTGAGCGCCCACCCCCACATGCTCACGATCGAGCGCGCGGCCGCCGGCCACGACATCCTCGCCATCGCCGCCACCCGCGACCTGCCGGCCCTCTCCCGCTACACCCTCGACCTGCTCCCGCATCTTCCCGGCATCACCGCCGTGGAGGTCCGGATCGTCACCCACATGTTCACCGAGGGCGGCCGGTGGCGCATCGCCGCCCTGGACCCCGCCCAGCGTGCCCAGCTGACCGGCCCGCCCCCGGCCCAGACCCCTGTCGCCCCGGGCGAGATCACGCCCTTCGACCGCGCCCTCATCACCCGGATCGCCCACGACGGCCGCGCGCCCTACCAGACCCTGGCGAGCGACCTCGGCGTCAGCCTCAACACCGCAAAACGCCGCACCGAACAGCTCACCCGACGCGGCCTGCTGCGGTTCCGCTGCGACTTCGCCCGCCCCCTCGGCGGCTGGCCCGTCGCGGCCACCCTCTGGGCCAGAGTCCCACCCGCCGATCTCCCCGAGATCGGGCACGCCCTCGTCCGTCTGCCCGAGACCCGCAACTGCGCCGCCGTCAGCGGCCCCCACAACCTCATCCTCCAGGCCAGCCTGCACTCCGTCAGCGACGTCCTGCGCCTGGAGACCCAGCTCGCCACCGCCCACCCGAGCCTCGACATCGTCGACCGCGTCATCGCCCTGCGCCAGGACAAGCTGATGGGGCGCCTCCTGGACCCCCACGGCCGCTCCGTCGGTATCGTCCCGCCCGACTTCTGGTCGGAGCCGGAGATGTGA
- a CDS encoding alpha-hydroxy-acid oxidizing protein, with product MAYGDYQDEIYMDGLRGVVPRFPMTYDELEPLAQAAMPASVRSYVMAGAGDERTQRANVTAFERWGLVPRMMMGATDRDLSVDLFGMRLPSPLFMAPVGVIGLCAQDGHGDLATARAAARTGVPMVASTLTVDPLEEVAAEFGATPGFFQLYTPTDRELAESLVHRAEKAGFKGIVVTLDTWITGWRPRDLAVSNFPQLRGNCLTNYTSDPVFRARLARSPEDDPAAAVAEWVRIFGNPLTWDDLSWLRSITDLPLILKGICHPDDVRRAKDGGVDGIYCSNHGGRQANGGLPALDVLPGVVQAADGTPVLFDSGVRTGADIIKAIALGASAVGIGRPYAYGLAYGGETGVVHVLRSLLAEADLIMAVDGYPSLADLAPEALRRLT from the coding sequence ATGGCGTACGGCGACTATCAGGACGAGATCTACATGGACGGGCTGCGCGGGGTCGTGCCGCGCTTCCCGATGACCTACGACGAACTGGAGCCGCTGGCTCAGGCCGCGATGCCCGCCTCGGTGCGCTCCTACGTCATGGCCGGAGCAGGCGACGAGCGCACCCAGCGGGCCAACGTCACCGCGTTCGAACGCTGGGGTCTCGTCCCGCGGATGATGATGGGGGCCACGGACCGGGACCTGTCCGTCGACCTGTTCGGGATGCGTCTGCCCTCACCGCTGTTCATGGCCCCGGTCGGCGTGATCGGGCTGTGCGCGCAGGACGGCCACGGCGATCTCGCCACGGCCCGTGCCGCCGCCCGCACCGGCGTGCCGATGGTCGCCTCCACCCTGACCGTCGATCCGCTGGAGGAGGTCGCCGCCGAGTTCGGCGCCACCCCGGGCTTCTTCCAGCTCTACACGCCCACAGACCGTGAGCTGGCCGAGAGCCTGGTGCACCGGGCCGAGAAGGCCGGCTTCAAGGGCATCGTGGTCACCCTCGACACCTGGATCACCGGCTGGCGCCCCCGCGACCTCGCCGTCAGCAACTTCCCCCAGCTGCGCGGGAACTGCCTGACCAACTACACCAGCGACCCCGTCTTCCGCGCCCGCCTCGCCCGCAGCCCGGAGGACGACCCGGCGGCCGCGGTCGCCGAGTGGGTGCGGATCTTCGGCAACCCGCTCACCTGGGACGACTTGTCCTGGCTGCGCTCGATCACCGACCTGCCGCTGATCCTGAAGGGCATCTGCCACCCCGACGACGTCCGCCGCGCCAAGGACGGCGGCGTGGACGGCATCTACTGCTCCAACCACGGCGGCCGCCAGGCCAACGGCGGCCTGCCCGCCCTCGACGTCCTGCCCGGCGTGGTCCAGGCCGCCGACGGCACGCCCGTCCTGTTCGACTCCGGTGTCCGCACGGGAGCCGACATCATCAAAGCCATCGCCCTGGGCGCCTCCGCCGTCGGCATTGGCCGCCCCTACGCGTACGGCCTCGCCTACGGCGGCGAGACCGGCGTCGTCCACGTCCTGCGGTCCCTGCTCGCCGAAGCAGACCTGATCATGGCCGTCGACGGCTATCCCAGCCTCGCCGACCTCGCTCCTGAGGCCCTCCGCCGCCTCACCTGA
- the mdlC gene encoding benzoylformate decarboxylase yields the protein MATMTEKSTVRSVTYGLLRTLKLTTVFGNPGSTEQPFLQEFPEDFTYVLALQEASVIAMADTFAQVTGRPALVNLHSSAGMGNAVGNLVAAYHGNTPLIITSGQQHRELVIGDPYLGNREAVTLPKPWVKWSYEPARAEDVPEAFMRAYAEALQPPTGPVYLSIPMDDWKRPLSGFTRVRTVSDRAAPDTARLRMFADRISASRRPALVFGPEVDRAGGWDAAVALAEKLRAAVYGAPLLDRASFPEDHPLFGGPLGMSVKTISERLTGHDLVVVIGAEVFRYYPYVPGPYLPEGTELLQITGNPAVAAAARVGDSLLGDPKTAIELLLDMVAEGSERTAPEPMPRPRELPQAPNTPLTPPEVYATLSRVRPADAVIVNESTSTMAQQIEWLPTIRTGSFFATASGGIGWGTPAAVGVALGDRDRGAERPVIGLIGDGSFQYSVQAIYTAAQHNLPIVYVVMRNQEYSILKSFAVLEETPGVPGLDLPGLDIASVARGFGCRAVDVETTEDLEREFKSALAAGTTTVIVVATQPQKAML from the coding sequence ATGGCAACCATGACTGAGAAGTCCACCGTCCGCAGCGTGACCTACGGCCTGCTGCGGACCTTGAAACTCACCACGGTCTTCGGTAACCCCGGTTCCACCGAGCAGCCTTTCCTGCAGGAATTCCCCGAGGACTTCACCTACGTCCTGGCGCTGCAGGAGGCTTCCGTCATCGCGATGGCCGACACCTTCGCCCAGGTCACCGGCCGACCCGCGCTGGTCAACCTGCACTCCTCGGCCGGGATGGGAAACGCGGTGGGCAACCTGGTGGCGGCCTACCACGGCAACACACCCCTGATCATCACCTCCGGCCAGCAGCACCGGGAGCTGGTGATCGGCGACCCGTACCTCGGCAACCGCGAGGCCGTCACGCTGCCCAAGCCGTGGGTGAAATGGTCGTACGAACCGGCCCGCGCCGAAGATGTGCCCGAGGCCTTCATGCGGGCCTACGCGGAGGCACTGCAGCCGCCGACGGGCCCGGTGTACCTGTCGATTCCCATGGACGACTGGAAGCGGCCCCTGTCCGGCTTCACCCGGGTGCGGACGGTCAGCGACCGCGCCGCCCCCGACACCGCTCGGCTGCGCATGTTCGCCGATCGCATCTCGGCCAGCCGTCGTCCCGCGCTGGTCTTCGGTCCGGAGGTGGACCGGGCCGGTGGCTGGGACGCGGCCGTCGCGCTGGCGGAGAAGCTGCGCGCGGCCGTCTACGGCGCCCCGCTGCTGGACCGGGCTTCCTTCCCGGAGGACCACCCCCTCTTCGGCGGCCCGCTCGGCATGTCGGTCAAGACCATCAGTGAGCGGTTGACGGGCCACGACCTGGTGGTCGTCATCGGCGCCGAGGTCTTCCGGTACTACCCCTACGTGCCCGGGCCGTACCTGCCGGAGGGCACGGAGCTGCTGCAGATCACCGGCAACCCGGCGGTGGCCGCGGCGGCGCGGGTCGGTGACAGCCTCCTGGGCGATCCCAAGACGGCGATCGAGCTGCTCCTGGACATGGTCGCCGAGGGATCGGAGCGGACCGCGCCGGAACCGATGCCGCGGCCCCGCGAGCTCCCCCAGGCGCCGAACACCCCGCTCACCCCGCCGGAGGTGTACGCCACCCTCAGCAGGGTCCGGCCGGCCGACGCGGTCATCGTCAACGAGTCGACCTCCACGATGGCGCAGCAGATCGAGTGGCTCCCCACCATCCGGACCGGATCGTTCTTCGCCACGGCCAGCGGAGGCATCGGCTGGGGCACCCCGGCCGCCGTGGGCGTCGCACTCGGTGACCGGGACAGGGGCGCCGAACGGCCGGTGATCGGCCTGATCGGCGACGGCTCCTTCCAGTACTCCGTGCAGGCCATCTACACGGCCGCCCAGCACAACCTCCCGATCGTCTACGTCGTCATGCGCAACCAGGAGTACTCCATCCTCAAGTCGTTCGCCGTGCTGGAGGAGACCCCCGGGGTGCCGGGGCTCGACCTGCCCGGGCTCGACATCGCCTCCGTCGCCCGCGGCTTCGGATGCCGCGCGGTCGACGTGGAGACCACCGAGGACCTGGAGCGCGAGTTCAAGTCGGCC